The Agrobacterium larrymoorei sequence ACCTTCGCCACAAGGCCATGCGCGGCCTGTTCGATCATGCCGATCTTATCGCGCACCTGATGGGACGCGACCGCATTTATTCGGTTCGGTTCGGAAGCCTGCTGGGATAAGGGGCAATCAGTCCCTGCGGAACAACAGGCTCGCGCCCCAGCCGGTGATTACCGCCGTCAGCACACAGAGAATACCGTAGACGACCGGTGTCTGGTGCGCGGCATCGGTGATGGCCTGCTCCATGCCTGTTTTTACCACGCGCAGCTTCAGCTCTCTTTGAGCAACAGGCATGCCACTCTTGAACAGATAGGCCCTTGCCGTGTGGACGCCATTCGGCACGTTGGCAGGCAGGCGGAGTGTTGCCCAGAAGAGGCCGGTCCGCTCCAGCCGCACGCCAGTCGTGTCGTTACGATAGATACCGCTGGCAAGCTTCAGACGGCGATAGGCCTCCTGAAAATCATAGACATTGTCCGGCACGCCGGAAAACACCGCGCTGTTCAGTGGAAGATGCTCGACGCCGAGGCCCATCGCCTTCAACGTGCCGGGAGAGGCGATGTCGTTGATGTTGCGGGTGCTGGCCATGGAATAGGATTCCGGCAGCGGCGCGAAGGTGATGGCGCTGGTATTGATCCAGATGCCCGCCACGCGGCTCTTTTTACGCACGGTCGTATATTCGTTCGGGCCCTCCAGCGTGACCACGACGTCGTATTGCCCGATGGCAAGCAGCAACTGGTCGACGTTGTTGAGCGCGCCGAAGAGGGTGAAATCCGCGCCGCGAAAATCCGAGGCGATCGAAATTTCGGTGGTCGACGCACCGATCTCGATGTTCTCTTGAAGCGTCCGCGGCTTGCCCTGGGCGTCTGGAGAGACCGCGAGCGGGGGCGTTTGCGCCAGAGCTGCACCGGCGCAGAAAACCACCAACGATGCCAGGAGTGCAGCGCGCATCAATAGCCAAGCCCCCCGACCGCGACGGAAAAAAGATCTTCCGGACGCACCACAAGTCCGATGGCAAGGCGGATGCCGACGGCCAGAACCAGAAGCGCCAGAAGCGCGCGCAACTGCTCGCCACGCAGCTTCTGGCCGACGCGCACGCCATATTGGGCGCCGATGACACCCGCTAGCATGAGAATGAAGGCCAGCACGATATCGACGGAATAGTTCGTCGCCGCCTGCACGATGGTGGTATAGGCGGTGACGAAAATGATCTGGAACAGCGATGTGCCGACAACCACATTTGTCGGAATGCGCAGGAGATAGATCATCGCCGGCACCATGATGAAGCCGCCGCCGACACCCATGACGGAGGTGAGGATGCCAATCGCGAAGCCAAGCGCGATGATCGGAATGACGCTGAGATAGAGCTTCGACTTCTTGAAGCGCATCTTCAACGGCAGGCGATGCACCCAGTTATGGTGACCGGGACGACGCAGCGGAATGGTTTCATTGCGCGCTGTGCGGCGGATGGCGGAAATACTTTCCTTCAACATCAATCCGCCGACAGTCGACAGCAGAACGACGTATAGAAGCGAAATGATCAGGTCAAGCTGGCCGATGCTGCGCAACAGGGTGAAGAGCCACACACCGACGGTCGCCCCGCATAAGCCGCCGATCAAAAGCATGAAGCCCAGCTTCACATCCAGCGTGCCACGGCGGAAATGGGTAATCGAGCCGGACACCGAAGAGGCGACGACCTGGTTTGCGCCGGTGGCAACGGCCACGACGGGCGGGATGTTGTAGAAGATCAGGAGCGGGGTGATGAGGAAACCGCCGCCCACGCCGAACATGCCCGAAAGAAAACCGACAGCCGCGCCCATGCCGAGGATGATGAAGACATTCACCGACAATTCCGCAATGGGCAGATAGACAGTCACAATCGGACCTCGGGCAATGGTTCCGGGCGCCCGGCCCGCACGAAGCTTAACCGTCCGCCAATTCAAAACTCTGTCTGAAAGAAGGCTTTAGGCCTCTTCTTCGTCATGCCCGGCAGGGCAGAACGTGTCAATCATTCAACGGCAAATACGTTGATAATTTGAAAAGAAGAAGGGCCGGAGCGACAATGTCGTCCCGGCCCTTTAACATTTCTGTTTTTCGCTCAATTACTTATTGCGGGCGAGAAGCGCCGTCACCAGCTCGTCGGTAATGCGACCGTCCGGAGTCTGACCCACGGATTTCTGGAATTCCCGAATGGCGGCGACCGTGGTCTTGCCAAGCTTGCCGTCCGGCGTACCAGCCTTGAAGCCGTTATTGTTGAGGATGGCCTGAATGTTGCGGATCGCCTTTTGCATGTCGACGGAGGAGGTCTTCACGCCGCCGGCATTGGTCCACTCATCGGGAAGGTTCACCGAGTTGGCGTCTTCATTGAGCGGCGTCACTTTCCAGGCGTCGACCTTGGCCTTGGCGCTGGCAAGCTGCTCGGGCTTCATCGCCTTTGCCACGTCGTCACGCTTCTGGGCCGCATCGGCATCGCCATCGCGTGCGGCAATGGCAAACCACTTATAGGACTCTTCCAGGCTCTGCTGAACGCCGCTGCCGCGCGCGTAGAGGATCGCGAGGTTGAACTGGCTATCGCGAACGCCGAGTTCGGAGGCCTTGATGAACCAGTCCGCCGCCGCCTTGTAATCCGGCTGGCCAGCGGCATCAGAGGTCAAGAGAACGGCGAGGTTGTGCATCGCGCCGGCGTTACCCTGGCTTGCAGCCATTTCGTAATAGCGTTTGGCTTCCGGCAGATTGCGTTCGACGCCATTTGCCTTTTCATACATGTTGCCGAGACGATATTGCGCCGGTGCGAAACCGCGGTCTGCCGAAAGCTTGTACCATTTCGCCGCCTCTGCACGGTCGGCCTGGACGCCAACGCCATCTGTATAGCGTGCGGCGATTTCAAAGAGCGCCAGCGCGTCGCCTTTGCCCGCTGCCTCTGCCAGAGAGGCGGGCGTGATGGCAGCCGGAATGGCGATGGCCGGTTCGGCCTGTGGCGCGGCGGTATCGGGTTGGCTCGTATAGGTGCTGCCCATATCGGTCTGCGGTGTCGCACTCGGCTGAAGCCGCTCCGCCACGCCCAGTTCGGCGCGGGGTGCTGCGACATTGATGGCAGGCGCTTCTTGCGGCAGAGGTGCGCCGCCAATCGGCCGCGTGTCGATCAAATGACCCTGTCTATCGGCATCGCTCTGCATCCGGTCGGCTTCCGCCTGAGCGGTCTCGTCAACCGGGGCGGTTGAGGGCTCCGTAACGGGTTGGTCGGCCACTCCCGGAATGGCAGACGATGCAATGCCGGACTGAGCGTCGACCGCGCTTGTCGTCAGCCGTTGAGCGGGAGGTGCATCGGAACCGACAAGTGATTTGACCATGGGCATGGCCATCATCGCCAGAAGAATGGCGCCAATGCCAAGCAGAAGTGGGCGACGATAGCGCGCCAGCATAGACGCGCCCTTGGGGCTGCGACCGCTTTTTGCCGACCCGGAGTTTGGCGCTCTTTCGGGCATGGTTTCAAGTGCGGCGGCCTGGGCGGCGCGACGTGCGGCCGCGATGAAATCGGCGCGGTTGTCGCCGTCCTTATCGCCAGCGCGTTGAGCGTTCTGGCTGGCGCGAACACGCTCCAGAATCTTCTTCACATCCGGCGCACCGGAGCCTGGCTCCAGGAGTTCATTTTCATCGTCGGACGAGAGAAAATCGATCGGATCGAGAGCCGGTGCGGGGTTGACGCTGGTGCGCGCGCTTGCTGTGGCAGACCCTTCTCCCTCGGATCTGGCTGCACCCGATTTGAACCGGCGGGTCAGGCTGGCAAGCAGGCCCTGCTTTTCTTCGGCAACAGGTTTTGCCGCTGCGGGAGGCGCAAAGGTGGTAGCAGTATCCCCATCGTAGGAAGATGTCGCGGTCGCAGCTGCCAGCGAGGAGAGACTTTCTTCCGAGAAGCTGGCGAATGGCATCGGATGGTTCGATGAGGCCGGATGCTCTTGCTCATAGGCAGGCTCAGAGCCACGGCGATCATCCAGCGCGTCCAGGCGGCTTGCAATCTGCAGCAGGGTTTCGTGCAGCGCCTCGAAAGTGCGGTGGGTGCGTTCATCGGTATTGCGGCTCAGGCCTTCGAGTTTGCGAAGGTCGTTCGCCAGCTCCGAGAGCAACACCATGTCCGCGGGGCTCGCGGTCTGCGCCAGGTTGTTGCGCGTGTGCGCCTCCAGCACGGCTTCCGCTGCCTGTCGTGCGGCCTCGATGATATATTCGTCATTGGACGCCATATAGTCTTCGATCGCGCTCATCCGCGCATCGAGCTCCGGCGGCATGCCCATCGGCTGAGCGTGGCTCTGCTCGTTCAGCATCGAGGACAGATTGGCGATGTGGCTTTCGAGGCTCGCCAACGCACCCGGATCCGTGTCGCGAGAGCGAGAGGTCTCGTCGAGCTTGGCGGCGATCTTGCCGAGACGGTCTTCAAGGCGAAGTAAGGCAGAATCATAGGCTGCGGTTTTGCCGGATACCGGTCGCGTCTCGATATCGTCGATGCGGCGAGCAATCTTGTCCAGCCGCTCCGCCAGCTTGTCATTCACAGCGCCATTGTCGAGCAGATCGATCTTCTTGGAAATGTCGATGAGGAACGACGTCAGTTCGGGCTGCGTCGATGCGCGCTTGGATTGCTCCAGATAGGCGGAGAGTTGGTCGAGTTGCTCGGTGAGCTTCGAGATGTGGCGATCCGATGACAGCTCCTCAATGCGGTTTGCCAGCGCATCGAGACGGCCCGTCAGCGCGTCGGACGGCTTGTCCTTCTCAGCGCTCATATCCTTCAACTGGTCGAGCTGACGCGCCAGGCCGTTCAGGCGGTTCTCAAGTCGTTCGGCCAGTGCGCCATCGGCAGAGTGCTGAGCGCGCGTGGACGTGGCGGCAATCGCGCGGCTGATCTCATCCAGACGCTGGTCGAGACCGGAGAAATGTTCGGTGAGGACATTCTCGTTCGGCTGAATGCGGCGGCCCAGCTGCTCGACAAAGCCCGCCATGGTGATGAGCTTGTCTTCCAGCGCGCGGATGGCCGGGCTGTTATTGGCATTGCCAAGGTCACTCTTGATGTCGTCAAGCCGATAGGCAAGCGCGACGATCTCTTCTT is a genomic window containing:
- a CDS encoding TIGR02186 family protein, which produces MRAALLASLVVFCAGAALAQTPPLAVSPDAQGKPRTLQENIEIGASTTEISIASDFRGADFTLFGALNNVDQLLLAIGQYDVVVTLEGPNEYTTVRKKSRVAGIWINTSAITFAPLPESYSMASTRNINDIASPGTLKAMGLGVEHLPLNSAVFSGVPDNVYDFQEAYRRLKLASGIYRNDTTGVRLERTGLFWATLRLPANVPNGVHTARAYLFKSGMPVAQRELKLRVVKTGMEQAITDAAHQTPVVYGILCVLTAVITGWGASLLFRRD
- a CDS encoding peptidoglycan-binding protein, producing MSGLRSNSRGQSDRSSLDALNRTIEGLEARLEDLLGGPMERNRREPPAERPPERAPAPSRAQREPESRRFDPVDEIRRRQQALDDRWGRDGYDAPRPARGTAQPESRRYDEQDYRASTAIPAYRARPAAPVEASRVERSRPLRAAPAAPAQASQGDAALREVAEALVNLRQELKNELSEGVAREMQGVRSELRNIRSFAENQDFAEDIREDVARLAASIDRLSATSGPDSQALRSEVEELRSLVEQMARQDSMHKMERRWDEVEDTLRGFDQTALKEEIVALAYRLDDIKSDLGNANNSPAIRALEDKLITMAGFVEQLGRRIQPNENVLTEHFSGLDQRLDEISRAIAATSTRAQHSADGALAERLENRLNGLARQLDQLKDMSAEKDKPSDALTGRLDALANRIEELSSDRHISKLTEQLDQLSAYLEQSKRASTQPELTSFLIDISKKIDLLDNGAVNDKLAERLDKIARRIDDIETRPVSGKTAAYDSALLRLEDRLGKIAAKLDETSRSRDTDPGALASLESHIANLSSMLNEQSHAQPMGMPPELDARMSAIEDYMASNDEYIIEAARQAAEAVLEAHTRNNLAQTASPADMVLLSELANDLRKLEGLSRNTDERTHRTFEALHETLLQIASRLDALDDRRGSEPAYEQEHPASSNHPMPFASFSEESLSSLAAATATSSYDGDTATTFAPPAAAKPVAEEKQGLLASLTRRFKSGAARSEGEGSATASARTSVNPAPALDPIDFLSSDDENELLEPGSGAPDVKKILERVRASQNAQRAGDKDGDNRADFIAAARRAAQAAALETMPERAPNSGSAKSGRSPKGASMLARYRRPLLLGIGAILLAMMAMPMVKSLVGSDAPPAQRLTTSAVDAQSGIASSAIPGVADQPVTEPSTAPVDETAQAEADRMQSDADRQGHLIDTRPIGGAPLPQEAPAINVAAPRAELGVAERLQPSATPQTDMGSTYTSQPDTAAPQAEPAIAIPAAITPASLAEAAGKGDALALFEIAARYTDGVGVQADRAEAAKWYKLSADRGFAPAQYRLGNMYEKANGVERNLPEAKRYYEMAASQGNAGAMHNLAVLLTSDAAGQPDYKAAADWFIKASELGVRDSQFNLAILYARGSGVQQSLEESYKWFAIAARDGDADAAQKRDDVAKAMKPEQLASAKAKVDAWKVTPLNEDANSVNLPDEWTNAGGVKTSSVDMQKAIRNIQAILNNNGFKAGTPDGKLGKTTVAAIREFQKSVGQTPDGRITDELVTALLARNK
- a CDS encoding sulfite exporter TauE/SafE family protein; amino-acid sequence: MTVYLPIAELSVNVFIILGMGAAVGFLSGMFGVGGGFLITPLLIFYNIPPVVAVATGANQVVASSVSGSITHFRRGTLDVKLGFMLLIGGLCGATVGVWLFTLLRSIGQLDLIISLLYVVLLSTVGGLMLKESISAIRRTARNETIPLRRPGHHNWVHRLPLKMRFKKSKLYLSVIPIIALGFAIGILTSVMGVGGGFIMVPAMIYLLRIPTNVVVGTSLFQIIFVTAYTTIVQAATNYSVDIVLAFILMLAGVIGAQYGVRVGQKLRGEQLRALLALLVLAVGIRLAIGLVVRPEDLFSVAVGGLGY